A window of the Candidatus Tectomicrobia bacterium genome harbors these coding sequences:
- a CDS encoding MBL fold metallo-hydrolase — protein sequence MSSGPHGDLIRVRRIPAPPGLFMDHVNVILVGRKPLALLDAGYAETAGELAAWLKEAAPDGLDMLILTHFHRDHMGGAAAVHEATGARMLAHPIEIPLMKDRQPSLKEIEPIEEGARLRFGEMELEALLTPGHSPGHLSFWWEEERVLFGGDNVLLPTTTSIQPPFGRLLDYQRTLERLLALNPRTIYPGHGPIVRDPARRIRDLLLHRAQREAQILGCLAGGLDAPELIARQVYPDLEERRLGMAAQMVRAQLQKLAEEGKVREEEGRYRLAGP from the coding sequence TTGTCATCCGGACCGCACGGCGACCTGATCCGCGTCCGCCGCATTCCCGCTCCGCCGGGCCTCTTCATGGATCACGTGAACGTGATCCTGGTCGGCCGGAAGCCCCTCGCCCTCCTGGACGCCGGCTATGCCGAGACGGCGGGGGAGCTGGCGGCCTGGCTCAAGGAGGCCGCGCCGGACGGGCTCGACATGCTCATCCTCACCCACTTCCACCGGGACCACATGGGCGGTGCCGCCGCCGTACATGAAGCCACGGGAGCCAGGATGCTGGCGCACCCCATCGAGATTCCCCTGATGAAGGACCGGCAGCCCTCCCTGAAGGAAATCGAGCCCATCGAGGAGGGCGCCCGGCTGCGCTTCGGGGAGATGGAGCTGGAGGCCCTCCTCACCCCGGGGCACTCGCCCGGGCATCTCTCCTTCTGGTGGGAGGAGGAGCGCGTCCTCTTCGGAGGGGACAACGTGCTCCTCCCGACGACGACCTCCATCCAGCCGCCCTTCGGCCGGCTGCTCGACTACCAGCGCACCCTGGAGCGCCTCCTGGCGCTCAACCCCCGGACCATCTACCCGGGGCACGGGCCGATCGTCCGGGACCCGGCCCGGCGGATCCGGGACCTGCTCCTGCACCGGGCCCAGCGCGAGGCGCAGATACTTGGATGCTTGGCCGGGGGGCTGGATGCCCCGGAGCTCATCGCCCGGCAGGTCTATCCCGACCTCGAGGAGCGGCGCCTCGGCATGGCCGCGCAGATGGTCCGCGCGCAGTTGCAGAAGCTGGCCGAAGAGGGGAAGGTGCGGGAGGAGGAGGGCCGGTACCGCCTGGCCGGGCCATGA
- a CDS encoding family 10 glycosylhydrolase, with the protein MRFLFLAASFFILFQAGGSGCLAEAAPAPPRGEVGLWVPAEGQNATLDDPKRILALAERARASGVTDLYVQVYRSGRAWFPTRLADDSPSRRAGREPLAYLLELASAPGGGGRPIRVHAWINAFALARNREAPLLRELGPEAVLRDLHGRSLLDYPPDGRPSWASGFTLGTPGIYLDPGHPGVRRRLADIASELARRYPGLAGVHLDYIRYPYALPISPGSRFAPRLDFGYGRVPAERFRAETGFAAPAGGVQRSTAEHQAWDDWRRRQVTETVREVDRALRARHPGLLLSAAVLPWGDRAYLSAFQDWRGWLEKGLLDKAVLMNYTRDEILAHRISRSASAWRLPAEEENGRRKGRVLIGLGAYLFGEDPEPLWRQWRGALRSGADGVVVFSYDAMLRRGRYWRFPLP; encoded by the coding sequence ATGCGCTTTCTCTTCCTCGCCGCTTCTTTCTTTATCCTTTTCCAGGCGGGCGGGAGCGGCTGCCTTGCGGAAGCGGCTCCGGCGCCCCCCCGGGGGGAGGTGGGCCTCTGGGTGCCCGCGGAGGGCCAGAACGCCACCTTGGACGACCCGAAGAGGATCCTCGCCCTCGCCGAGCGGGCCCGCGCCTCGGGCGTGACCGACCTGTATGTCCAGGTGTACCGGAGCGGCCGCGCCTGGTTCCCGACGAGGCTGGCGGACGATTCGCCCTCGCGCCGGGCGGGCCGGGAGCCCCTGGCCTATCTCCTCGAGCTGGCCTCCGCGCCTGGGGGCGGGGGGCGTCCGATCCGGGTCCATGCCTGGATCAATGCTTTCGCGCTCGCCCGCAACCGGGAGGCCCCCCTCCTGCGCGAGCTGGGGCCGGAGGCCGTGCTCCGGGACCTGCACGGCCGCTCCCTGCTTGACTACCCGCCCGACGGCCGGCCCTCCTGGGCCTCCGGCTTCACGCTGGGAACGCCCGGCATCTATCTCGATCCGGGGCATCCCGGAGTGAGGCGCCGCCTGGCGGACATCGCCTCCGAGCTGGCCCGGCGCTACCCGGGGCTGGCGGGGGTCCACCTGGACTACATCCGCTACCCATACGCCCTGCCCATCTCGCCGGGCTCGCGCTTCGCGCCCCGCCTAGACTTCGGCTACGGGCGCGTCCCGGCGGAGCGCTTCCGGGCGGAGACAGGGTTCGCGGCCCCGGCGGGCGGCGTCCAGCGGAGCACGGCCGAGCACCAAGCCTGGGACGATTGGCGCCGGCGGCAGGTGACCGAGACGGTCCGGGAGGTGGACCGGGCGCTGCGGGCCCGGCACCCGGGCCTTCTGCTCTCGGCGGCCGTCCTCCCGTGGGGGGATCGCGCCTACCTCTCCGCCTTCCAGGACTGGCGCGGCTGGCTGGAGAAGGGGCTCCTGGACAAGGCCGTGCTGATGAACTACACGCGCGACGAGATTTTGGCTCACCGGATCAGCCGCAGCGCCTCGGCGTGGCGCCTTCCCGCGGAGGAGGAGAACGGCCGGCGGAAAGGCCGGGTGCTCATCGGCCTGGGAGCCTATCTTTTCGGGGAGGATCCGGAGCCACTCTGGCGCCAGTGGCGCGGGGCGCTACGGTCGGGGGCGGACGGGGTGGTGGTCTTCTCCTACGACGCGATGCTCCGGCGCGGGCGTTACTGGAGGTTCCCGCTGCCCTGA
- a CDS encoding GAF domain-containing protein, with product MNRPAAELARARVKCKKCGCTFTPAVSDGAAAPAAPPAAPAPTTAPASPPVAPAASAPAPSGPPAGAGAPDPFERLEDHIGELNRALYTARQASPTAIPEAVVGQAQAIGEALVEAKRMQNVLKRGGKDLETLLEVSQALNQEHELSKLLERIMDYAIPTLNAKRGFLMLRNEGTGALEVSVARGMGGDLEQGEARLFSTGVASRVAVEGAPFFTANSKGDTRTAGFASVMRSDARAILCVPVNYKERNLGTLYVDNQAGAPGFTQDLVRLAQSFAGAAAGALENARLYQNIEEETRKRSSLSRYLSPAIVEDILKQESDLALGGSTVECSVLFSDVVGFTPFSEALRPEELVELLNEYFTLMAEMIFKNYGTLDKFIGDATMAVFGAPVYEPDHAAWAVKAGLDMIAAADGLMEKWKAEGKPTFKMRVGVNSGPVVAGNLGSPQRMDYTVIGDAVNLANRMESAAKHNSVAVSAATWERIKDYAQGEALGPVKVKGKSEEVPVYIVKSIQPPSREAGQVKRTTPRADVELFAIYVQEGVSGTRQGIIRNISVGGALLQTSFPADAGNSIRLNFTIAGGGGQVKDLVGHVVRATWTEEGGRKGYMVNLQFLDIGEEARSVVSQYVAKKNI from the coding sequence GTGAACCGGCCCGCCGCCGAACTGGCCCGGGCCCGCGTGAAATGCAAGAAATGCGGCTGCACTTTCACCCCGGCCGTCTCGGACGGCGCCGCCGCTCCGGCCGCTCCCCCGGCGGCCCCGGCGCCCACCACGGCCCCGGCTTCTCCTCCGGTGGCTCCTGCCGCGAGCGCGCCCGCTCCCTCCGGGCCTCCGGCCGGCGCTGGCGCCCCCGATCCCTTCGAGCGCCTGGAGGACCACATCGGGGAGCTGAATCGCGCCCTTTACACGGCCCGGCAGGCGTCGCCGACGGCGATCCCCGAGGCCGTCGTCGGCCAGGCCCAGGCCATCGGGGAGGCCCTGGTCGAGGCCAAGCGGATGCAGAATGTCCTGAAGCGGGGCGGGAAGGACCTCGAGACCCTGCTGGAGGTCAGCCAGGCCCTGAACCAGGAGCACGAATTGAGCAAGCTCCTGGAGAGGATCATGGACTACGCCATCCCCACCCTGAACGCCAAGCGGGGTTTCCTGATGCTCCGGAACGAGGGCACCGGCGCCCTGGAGGTGAGCGTGGCCCGGGGCATGGGCGGCGACCTCGAGCAGGGCGAGGCCCGGCTCTTCAGCACCGGCGTGGCCAGCCGGGTGGCGGTGGAGGGGGCGCCCTTCTTCACGGCGAACTCGAAGGGTGACACCCGGACGGCGGGCTTCGCGAGCGTCATGCGGTCGGACGCCCGCGCCATCCTTTGCGTGCCGGTGAACTACAAGGAGCGCAACCTCGGCACCCTCTACGTGGACAACCAGGCCGGCGCCCCCGGCTTCACCCAGGACCTGGTCCGGCTGGCGCAGTCGTTCGCCGGCGCGGCGGCCGGGGCGCTCGAGAACGCCCGCCTCTACCAGAACATCGAGGAGGAGACGCGCAAACGGTCTAGCCTCTCGCGCTACCTCTCCCCGGCCATCGTGGAGGACATCCTCAAGCAGGAGAGCGACCTGGCCCTCGGCGGCTCGACCGTGGAGTGCTCGGTGCTTTTCTCGGACGTGGTGGGCTTCACTCCCTTCAGCGAGGCCCTCCGCCCCGAGGAGCTGGTCGAGCTGCTGAACGAGTATTTCACCCTGATGGCCGAGATGATCTTCAAGAACTACGGCACCCTCGACAAATTTATCGGAGACGCCACCATGGCGGTCTTCGGGGCGCCCGTCTACGAGCCCGACCACGCCGCCTGGGCCGTCAAGGCGGGGCTCGACATGATCGCCGCGGCGGACGGGCTGATGGAGAAGTGGAAAGCCGAAGGGAAGCCCACCTTCAAGATGCGGGTGGGGGTGAACTCCGGCCCCGTCGTCGCGGGCAATCTGGGCTCCCCCCAGCGCATGGACTACACCGTCATCGGCGACGCCGTGAATCTCGCGAACCGCATGGAGAGCGCCGCGAAGCACAACTCTGTGGCCGTCAGCGCCGCCACCTGGGAGAGGATCAAGGACTACGCCCAAGGCGAGGCCCTGGGGCCGGTGAAGGTGAAGGGGAAGTCCGAGGAAGTGCCGGTCTACATCGTCAAGAGCATCCAGCCCCCCTCGCGGGAGGCCGGCCAGGTCAAGCGCACCACCCCGCGCGCGGACGTGGAGCTCTTCGCCATCTACGTGCAGGAGGGAGTCAGCGGCACCCGGCAGGGCATCATCCGCAACATCAGCGTCGGGGGGGCGCTCCTCCAGACGAGCTTCCCGGCGGACGCGGGCAACTCCATCCGCCTGAACTTCACCATCGCCGGCGGGGGAGGGCAGGTGAAGGACCTCGTGGGGCATGTCGTCCGGGCGACCTGGACCGAGGAGGGCGGCCGCAAGGGCTACATGGTCAACCTGCAGTTCCTCGACATCGGGGAGGAAGCCCGCTCCGTCGTCTCCCAATACGTCGCCAAGAAAAACATCTAG
- a CDS encoding ABC transporter ATP-binding protein, with the protein MSFVELQQLTKRFGEEVAVNSIDLRVEQGEFVTLLGPSGCGKTTTLRCIAGLERPDGGDIRIEGELVASVDKNVYLSPEQRNLGMVFQSYAVWPHMTVFDNVAYGLRVRRRGRAEIKEKTTRALELVGLGHVADRYATKLSGGQRQRVALARAIVYNPRVVLFDEPLSNLDAKLREQMRVELSRLQHEVGITSVYVTHDQAEALVMSDRVVVMNKGVIQQIGDPHTIYARPANAFVANFIGVANLLEGKLLGRSGEMADIEIPLDGSSPLRLKAAGGDGAKAGGRVILSVRPEDITLQTSPPQGGGNLIEGRVIETVYLGNFLDCQVQVGQYEMGIQIDHFEQLSKGQKVYLTFQPDHALCLTE; encoded by the coding sequence ATGTCCTTCGTGGAGCTCCAGCAGCTCACCAAGCGCTTCGGCGAGGAAGTCGCGGTCAACTCCATCGACCTGCGGGTCGAGCAGGGCGAGTTCGTCACCCTCCTGGGTCCCTCCGGCTGCGGGAAGACCACCACGCTGCGCTGCATCGCCGGCCTCGAGCGCCCCGACGGGGGGGACATCCGCATCGAGGGGGAGCTCGTCGCCTCGGTGGACAAGAACGTCTATCTCTCCCCGGAGCAGCGCAACCTCGGGATGGTGTTCCAGAGCTACGCCGTCTGGCCGCATATGACGGTGTTCGACAACGTGGCCTACGGCCTCCGGGTGCGCCGGCGGGGCCGGGCCGAGATCAAGGAGAAGACCACCCGGGCGCTCGAGCTCGTGGGGCTGGGCCACGTGGCCGACCGCTACGCCACCAAGCTCTCGGGCGGCCAGCGCCAGCGCGTCGCCCTCGCCCGAGCCATCGTCTACAACCCCAGGGTGGTCCTCTTCGACGAGCCCCTGAGCAACCTCGACGCCAAGCTGCGCGAGCAGATGCGGGTCGAGCTTTCCCGCCTCCAGCACGAGGTGGGAATCACCTCGGTCTACGTGACCCACGATCAGGCCGAGGCCCTCGTCATGAGCGACCGGGTGGTGGTGATGAACAAGGGCGTCATCCAGCAGATCGGCGACCCCCACACCATCTACGCCCGGCCCGCCAACGCCTTCGTCGCCAACTTCATCGGGGTGGCGAACCTCCTCGAGGGCAAGCTGCTGGGCCGCTCCGGCGAGATGGCCGACATCGAGATCCCCCTCGACGGCTCCTCCCCCCTGCGCCTGAAGGCCGCGGGGGGCGACGGCGCCAAGGCCGGCGGCCGCGTCATCCTGAGCGTCCGGCCCGAGGACATCACCCTCCAGACCTCTCCGCCCCAGGGCGGCGGCAATCTGATCGAGGGCCGGGTCATCGAGACCGTCTACCTCGGGAACTTCCTGGACTGCCAGGTCCAGGTGGGGCAATATGAGATGGGCATCCAGATCGACCACTTCGAGCAGCTTTCGAAAGGACAGAAGGTGTACCTGACCTTCCAGCCCGATCACGCTCTCTGCCTCACCGAGTGA
- a CDS encoding ABC transporter ATP-binding protein translates to MGENGVKGGNYLEVQGLVKYFGNDRAVDGISFGVPKGKFLTLLGPSGCGKTTTLMCIAGLHKPDAGEIEVGGTIFTSVSRRAYLPPEKRDIGMVFQSYAIWPHMTVNQNVAYPLEIRKMNRSEIDDRVADALRLVGLSDMASKLATNLSGGQQQRAALARAIVFRPRLLLFDEPLSNLDLKLREQMRIELKRIQSEVGITSVYVTHDQSEALVMSDEIIVMSKGVIQQTGGPHAIYARPLNRFVSNFIGVANLLEGRIVRAFGSGRGEIEVAQGSEKVRLPCLLADGVGEGAEAVLSVRPENVDALRDAEGKGGGIRGEVIQTIFLGNCQDCRVRWGDFEWKVLAHSRELLRPGDRVYLRLDPEHTLAVRP, encoded by the coding sequence ATGGGCGAGAATGGAGTGAAGGGCGGCAACTATCTCGAAGTGCAAGGGCTGGTTAAGTACTTCGGCAACGATCGGGCGGTCGACGGCATCTCCTTCGGCGTCCCCAAGGGAAAGTTCCTGACCCTCCTGGGGCCCTCCGGCTGCGGGAAGACCACCACCCTCATGTGCATCGCCGGGCTCCACAAGCCCGACGCCGGCGAGATCGAGGTCGGCGGCACGATCTTCACCTCCGTCTCCCGGCGCGCCTATCTCCCCCCCGAGAAGCGCGACATCGGCATGGTCTTCCAGAGCTACGCCATCTGGCCCCACATGACCGTGAACCAGAACGTGGCCTACCCCCTCGAAATCCGGAAGATGAACCGCTCCGAGATCGACGACCGTGTGGCCGATGCCCTCCGCCTGGTCGGCCTCTCGGACATGGCCTCGAAGCTCGCGACGAACCTCTCCGGCGGGCAGCAGCAGCGCGCCGCCCTGGCCCGGGCCATCGTCTTCCGGCCCCGCCTCCTGCTCTTCGACGAGCCCCTGAGCAACCTCGACCTCAAGCTCCGCGAGCAGATGCGGATCGAGCTCAAGCGCATCCAGAGCGAGGTCGGGATCACCTCGGTCTACGTGACCCACGACCAGTCCGAGGCCCTGGTCATGAGCGACGAGATCATCGTCATGAGCAAGGGCGTCATCCAGCAGACGGGGGGCCCCCACGCCATCTACGCCCGTCCCCTCAACCGCTTCGTCAGCAACTTCATCGGCGTGGCCAACCTCCTGGAGGGCCGCATCGTCCGCGCCTTCGGCTCCGGCCGCGGGGAGATCGAGGTGGCCCAGGGGAGCGAGAAGGTCCGCCTCCCGTGCCTGCTCGCGGACGGCGTCGGCGAGGGCGCCGAGGCCGTCCTCTCCGTCCGCCCCGAGAACGTGGACGCGCTCCGCGACGCCGAGGGCAAGGGCGGCGGCATCCGCGGCGAGGTCATCCAGACCATCTTCCTCGGCAACTGCCAGGACTGCCGGGTGCGGTGGGGGGATTTCGAGTGGAAGGTCCTCGCGCACTCACGGGAGCTCCTCCGCCCCGGCGACCGCGTGTATCTCCGCCTGGACCCCGAGCACACCCTAGCCGTCAGGCCCTGA
- a CDS encoding protein kinase — protein MRLFAAEDTKKVDALYQQSDWNKIIALLGRKPPEEYDDIRLLNDLAVAYHQLQKFDQALAVCEQIGKLEPNPDLVRQQTELTPRYMRYHAIMGEVLYRKGEMDRALDIFTRLKVVGTRFSDKYYYSGRIHTKKGNYRMALFEFKGMVDNVPNRIRDAIRGLGELIAACPGQAEVYAQLHRACQQSGKLDEYLSRYKKELAEAPGALPAGLKVASLLFHKGDKAGAEKILASLNPEDNREKGWLALVRGDWALGEKGAPGAMPHYQAAEALLPPGDLTLVERLEDLLRRPDAGPDIRSKLAKLSEAGGDAERACRHLEAIVAALPADAEARTSLGRVLRTMMADAFAANDLEKAGGAADKLTQYFPQDAEAAAQAQQIREVLRSRRKEELERLLAGRIVPSKAAQAHFELASLERDFGAGEDVILSHLQKAAVERSPVRAEALREMSRIHLEKGAFDVAESVLDILFSLKLVEENRLEWGYDAAEAFEGKGQRKPAQKYYAMVAAADAGFRDAAAKAQALGQALQAAPQATAPAAPAGPVDPIQFLSRRYDGIVELGRGAMGVVYKARDKILDRQVAIKMILGDLGKDPEALGRFITEAQSAAALEHPGIITIYDIRTDDPMFIVMEFVDGKSLGGLVAGRKLPVAQFAKLAIRICEPLAFAHQAQVIHRDLKPDNIMVTKNGGVKVADFGLARKGGGSGMTQVGQVMGTPYYMSPEQIRGGAVDGRSDLYSLGIMFYELLTGAVPFKEGDIAYLHMHEEPPRISLKNPEVSKPLEDIVLRCLKKTPEERYQSVDELLEALKALA, from the coding sequence TTGCGCCTGTTCGCCGCAGAGGACACGAAGAAGGTCGACGCGCTCTACCAGCAGAGCGATTGGAACAAGATCATCGCGCTGCTGGGCCGCAAGCCCCCCGAGGAGTACGATGACATCCGCCTCCTGAACGACCTGGCCGTCGCCTACCATCAGCTCCAGAAATTCGACCAGGCACTGGCCGTCTGCGAGCAGATAGGCAAGCTGGAGCCGAACCCCGACCTGGTCCGCCAGCAGACGGAGTTGACTCCCCGCTACATGCGCTACCACGCCATCATGGGCGAGGTCCTCTACCGCAAGGGGGAGATGGACCGGGCCCTCGACATCTTCACCCGCCTCAAGGTGGTCGGCACCCGCTTCTCGGACAAGTACTACTACTCGGGCCGCATCCACACGAAGAAGGGCAACTACCGCATGGCCCTCTTCGAGTTCAAGGGCATGGTGGACAACGTGCCCAACCGCATCCGGGACGCCATCCGGGGGCTGGGCGAGCTCATCGCGGCCTGCCCCGGCCAGGCCGAGGTGTACGCCCAGCTTCACCGGGCCTGCCAGCAGAGCGGGAAGCTGGACGAGTACCTCTCCCGCTACAAGAAGGAGCTGGCCGAGGCCCCGGGGGCGCTGCCGGCCGGCCTGAAGGTGGCCAGCCTCCTCTTTCACAAGGGAGACAAGGCGGGCGCCGAGAAGATCCTCGCCTCCCTGAATCCCGAGGATAACCGGGAAAAGGGCTGGCTGGCCCTCGTCCGGGGGGATTGGGCCCTGGGCGAGAAGGGAGCGCCGGGCGCCATGCCGCACTACCAGGCGGCCGAGGCCCTGCTGCCTCCCGGGGACCTCACCCTCGTCGAGCGCCTCGAGGATCTCCTCCGGCGGCCCGACGCGGGCCCCGACATCCGGAGCAAGCTGGCCAAGCTCTCGGAGGCGGGGGGCGACGCGGAGCGCGCCTGCCGCCACCTGGAGGCCATCGTGGCCGCGCTTCCCGCCGACGCCGAGGCCAGGACTTCCCTGGGGCGGGTGCTCCGGACGATGATGGCCGACGCCTTCGCCGCGAACGACCTGGAGAAGGCGGGCGGCGCGGCCGACAAGCTGACGCAGTACTTCCCTCAAGACGCCGAGGCCGCCGCCCAGGCGCAGCAGATCCGCGAGGTCCTCCGGAGCCGCCGCAAGGAGGAGCTGGAGAGGCTCCTCGCGGGGCGCATTGTCCCGAGCAAGGCGGCCCAGGCTCATTTCGAGCTGGCCAGCCTGGAGCGCGATTTCGGGGCGGGCGAGGACGTCATCCTCTCCCACCTCCAGAAGGCGGCGGTGGAGCGCTCTCCCGTGCGGGCCGAGGCGCTCCGCGAGATGAGCCGGATTCACCTGGAGAAGGGGGCGTTCGACGTGGCCGAGAGCGTCCTCGACATCCTCTTCTCCCTGAAGCTCGTCGAGGAGAACCGCCTCGAGTGGGGCTACGACGCCGCCGAGGCCTTCGAGGGCAAGGGGCAGAGGAAGCCCGCCCAGAAGTACTACGCCATGGTGGCCGCCGCCGACGCGGGCTTCCGCGACGCCGCGGCCAAGGCGCAGGCGCTCGGCCAGGCCCTTCAGGCGGCCCCCCAGGCCACCGCCCCCGCCGCGCCGGCCGGCCCGGTGGACCCGATCCAGTTCCTCTCGCGGCGCTACGACGGCATCGTCGAGCTCGGCCGGGGGGCGATGGGCGTGGTGTACAAGGCCCGGGACAAGATCCTCGACCGGCAGGTGGCCATCAAGATGATCCTGGGGGACCTCGGGAAAGACCCCGAGGCGCTCGGCCGCTTCATCACCGAGGCCCAGAGCGCCGCCGCCCTGGAGCATCCGGGCATCATCACCATCTACGACATCCGCACCGATGACCCCATGTTCATCGTGATGGAGTTCGTGGACGGGAAGAGCCTCGGCGGCCTCGTCGCCGGCCGGAAACTCCCGGTGGCCCAGTTCGCCAAGCTCGCCATCCGCATCTGCGAACCGCTCGCCTTCGCCCACCAGGCCCAGGTCATCCACCGCGACCTCAAGCCGGACAACATCATGGTCACCAAGAACGGCGGAGTGAAGGTGGCCGACTTCGGCCTCGCCCGGAAGGGCGGGGGGAGCGGCATGACCCAGGTGGGCCAGGTCATGGGGACACCCTACTACATGTCGCCCGAGCAGATCCGGGGCGGCGCCGTGGACGGCCGCAGCGATCTCTATTCCCTCGGCATCATGTTCTACGAGCTCCTCACGGGGGCGGTCCCCTTCAAGGAGGGCGACATCGCCTACTTGCACATGCACGAGGAGCCTCCACGCATCTCGCTCAAGAACCCCGAGGTCTCAAAGCCTCTCGAGGACATCGTCTTGCGGTGCCTGAAGAAGACGCCCGAGGAGCGCTACCAGAGCGTCGATGAGCTGCTCGAGGCGCTCAAGGCGCTGGCCTAG
- a CDS encoding HU family DNA-binding protein, whose amino-acid sequence MNKGDLVEAIAKQTDLSKSGAEAVVNAFVSTVTGALKKGDKVTLTGFGTFSISKRGPRKARNPRTGETIQVKASKVPRFKAGAGLKSAVK is encoded by the coding sequence ATGAATAAAGGGGATCTGGTCGAAGCCATCGCCAAGCAGACGGATCTGAGCAAATCGGGGGCCGAGGCGGTCGTGAACGCCTTCGTCTCCACGGTCACAGGCGCGCTCAAGAAGGGGGACAAGGTCACCCTGACCGGGTTCGGGACCTTCAGCATCTCCAAGCGCGGCCCGCGCAAAGCGAGGAACCCAAGAACGGGCGAGACGATCCAGGTTAAGGCGTCCAAGGTTCCCCGGTTCAAGGCGGGAGCGGGGCTCAAGAGCGCCGTCAAGTAG
- a CDS encoding iron ABC transporter permease, with translation MATETITRYAEMEKPGRWRSLLTQETLVTTIASLVVGAAVILPLGALVLNSFRVLDDSGFGTAWGLDNYQALFHDRIIFKAFLNTIYICVGTTILATFLGVSLAWINARTNCPWREKFEPFNLIPFFLSPFVGAIAWHNLASPRVGLLNAWAREYLGVQGYLLNVNNLYGIMWVTGIFFTPLVYLFVVGSLRRMDPSLEDSARTTGAGLLRTSLTVTLPLVTPGILSGAIIVFVTTAGEFGVPFKLGAPFGWETLTTQIFTRAVGDDANHYLGASMSMMLGAITAFFIWVQRRIIAPREYTTVTGKGFRPNTIDLGKWKWAAFGYNFLYILIAVLLPLACLFAVSLHGVWEGRIIWDEFNLNNYRRVLFFWSPDRIVAATNGVFNSLFLALLGATIAMILSLVVSYAVHRTKGRGTSLLDFLCVIPIGFPGIVLAMGVLVTYIRTPIYATIWILLLAYITRYFPYGQRNISAVMLAVSEELDQSSRMAGASWLTTLKRITIPLLKPGIFAGWILLFVIFLRELPISIILYTRGTETLSVGVYYLTTYENEPLTTALSVAQSVVLLLCIYLFRRLAGKEALAA, from the coding sequence ATGGCGACCGAGACGATTACCCGATACGCCGAGATGGAAAAGCCGGGCCGGTGGAGATCCCTCCTCACACAGGAGACCCTCGTCACCACGATTGCGAGCCTGGTCGTCGGCGCCGCCGTCATCCTCCCGCTGGGCGCGCTCGTTCTGAACAGCTTCCGCGTGCTGGACGACTCCGGCTTCGGGACGGCCTGGGGGCTGGACAACTACCAGGCTCTCTTCCATGACCGGATTATCTTCAAGGCCTTTCTCAACACCATCTACATTTGCGTCGGGACCACCATCCTCGCCACGTTCCTCGGCGTCTCGCTCGCCTGGATCAACGCCCGCACCAACTGCCCCTGGCGGGAAAAATTCGAGCCCTTCAACCTCATTCCCTTCTTCTTGAGCCCCTTCGTGGGCGCGATTGCCTGGCACAACCTCGCCTCGCCCAGGGTGGGCCTGCTCAACGCCTGGGCGCGCGAGTACCTGGGCGTCCAGGGATACCTCCTCAACGTGAACAACCTGTACGGCATCATGTGGGTGACGGGCATTTTCTTCACCCCCCTCGTCTATCTTTTCGTCGTCGGCTCCCTGCGGCGGATGGACCCCTCCCTCGAGGACAGCGCCCGCACCACCGGCGCCGGTCTGCTCCGCACCAGCCTCACCGTCACCCTTCCCCTCGTGACGCCCGGCATCCTGTCCGGAGCCATCATCGTCTTCGTGACCACCGCGGGCGAGTTCGGGGTGCCTTTCAAGCTGGGCGCCCCCTTCGGATGGGAAACCCTCACCACCCAGATATTCACCCGGGCCGTGGGTGACGACGCCAATCACTACCTGGGCGCCTCGATGAGCATGATGCTCGGCGCCATCACGGCCTTCTTCATCTGGGTCCAGCGGCGGATCATCGCCCCCCGCGAGTACACCACCGTCACCGGCAAGGGCTTCCGCCCCAACACCATCGACCTGGGGAAATGGAAGTGGGCGGCTTTCGGCTACAACTTCCTCTACATCCTCATCGCGGTGCTCCTCCCGCTCGCCTGCCTGTTCGCCGTCAGCCTCCACGGGGTGTGGGAAGGGCGGATCATCTGGGACGAATTCAACCTCAACAACTACCGGCGCGTGCTCTTCTTCTGGTCGCCGGACCGCATCGTCGCGGCCACGAACGGCGTGTTCAACAGCCTCTTCCTCGCCTTGCTCGGGGCGACCATCGCCATGATCCTCTCCCTCGTCGTGAGCTACGCGGTCCACCGCACGAAGGGGCGGGGAACCTCCCTCCTCGATTTCCTGTGCGTCATCCCCATCGGCTTCCCCGGGATCGTCCTGGCCATGGGCGTGCTGGTCACCTACATCCGCACGCCCATCTACGCCACGATCTGGATTCTCCTGCTGGCCTATATCACCCGGTACTTTCCTTACGGCCAGCGGAACATCTCCGCCGTGATGCTGGCGGTCTCGGAGGAGCTCGACCAGAGCTCCCGCATGGCCGGGGCCTCCTGGCTGACCACGCTCAAGCGAATCACGATTCCCCTTTTGAAACCGGGCATTTTCGCGGGGTGGATTCTCCTCTTCGTCATCTTTTTGCGCGAGCTTCCTATTTCGATTATCCTGTACACACGAGGAACCGAGACGCTTTCGGTGGGGGTCTATTACCTCACCACGTACGAGAACGAGCCGCTGACCACGGCCCTGTCGGTGGCCCAAAGCGTTGTGCTGCTCTTGTGCATTTATCTTTTCCGCAGATTGGCGGGCAAGGAAGCGCTCGCCGCTTGA